A portion of the Colius striatus isolate bColStr4 chromosome 1, bColStr4.1.hap1, whole genome shotgun sequence genome contains these proteins:
- the LOC133627719 gene encoding histone H2A, which produces MSGRGKQGGKARAKAKSRSSRAGLQFPVGRVHRLLRKGNYAERVGAGAPVYLAAVLEYLTAEILELAGNAARDNKKTRIIPRHLQLAIRNDEELNKLLGKVTIAQGGVLPNIQAVLLPKKTDSHKAKSK; this is translated from the coding sequence ATGTCCGGCCGCGGGAAGCAGGGCGGGAAGGCGCGGGCCAAGGCCAAGTCGCGCTCGTCACGGGCCGGGCTGCAGTTCCCCGTGGGCCGTGTGCACCGGCTGCTGCGCAAGGGCAACTACGCGGAGCGGGTGGGCGCCGGCGCCCCGGTGTACCTGGCTGCCGTGCTGGAGTACCTGACGGCCGAGATCCTGGAGCTGGCGGGCAACGCGGCCCGCGACAACAAGAAGACGCGCATCATCCCCCGCCACCTGCAGCTGGCCATCCGCAACGACGAGGAGCTCAACAAGCTGCTGGGCAAGGTGACGATCGCGCAGGGCGGCGTGCTGCCCAACATccaggccgtgctgctgccCAAGAAGACCGACAGCCACAAGGCAAAGAGCAAGTGA
- the LOC133627711 gene encoding histone H2B 1/2/3/4/6 has translation MPEPAKSAPAPKKGSKKAVTKTQKKGDKKRKKSRKESYSIYVYKVLKQVHPDTGISSKAMGIMNSFVNDIFERIAGEASRLAHYNKRSTITSREIQTAVRLLLPGELAKHAVSEGTKAVTKYTSSK, from the coding sequence ATGCCTGAGCCGGCCAAGTCCGCCCCAGCGCCCAAGAAGGGCTCCAAGAAAGCCGTCACCAAGACCCAGAAGAAGGGCGACAAGAAGCGCAAGAAGAGCCGCAAGGAGAGCTACTCCATCTACGTGTACAAGGTGCTGAAGCAGGTGCACCCCGACACCGGCATCTCGTCCAAGGCCATGGGCATCATGAACTCCTTCGTCAACGACATCTTCGAGCGCATCGCCGGCGAGGCCTCGCGCCTGGCGCACTACAACAAGCGCTCCACCATCACGTCGCGGGAGATCCAGACGGCCGtgcggctgctgctgcccggCGAGCTGGCCAAGCACGCCGTGTCCGAGGGCACCAAGGCTGTCACCAAGTACACCAGCTCCAAGTAG
- the WBP11 gene encoding WW domain-binding protein 11, protein MGRRSTSSTKSGKFMNPTDQARKEARKRELKKNKKQRMMVRAAVLKMKDPKQIIRDMEKLDEMEFNPVQQPQLNEKVLKDKRKKLRETFERILRLYEKENPDIYKELRKLEVEYEQKRSQLSQYFDAVKNAQHVEVESIPLPDMPHAPSNILIQDIPLPGAQPPSILKKTSAYGPPVRSISVLPPPGLGVPRLPPGRKPPGPPPGPPPPQVLQMYGRKVGFTLEMAPRRREEDISYSSEGGQRGHDEDMSSTSEDEGYPDDMDQDKHDESSDDSDSDRSDADSEGEDFLHRDNDKEREGGEEKKSGHSVRFADMPGKSRKKKKNMKELTPLQAMMLRMAGQEIPEEGREVEEYSEEEEEEEEDSESEETTQQQQQQQLSEEALADTGSSATSQTQQQQQPPQAVAPSQIQAPPMPGPPPLGPPPAPPLRPPGPPTGLPPGPPPGAPPFLRPPGLPGLRGPLPRLLPPGPPPGRPPGPPPGPPPGLPPGPPPRGPPPRLPPPAPPGIPPPRPGMLRPPLVPPLGPAPPGLFPPAPIPNPGVLSAPPSLIQRPKADDTSAATIEKKATATISAKPQITNPKAEITRFVPTALRVRRENKGASAASQRKQDDEPALPLTKAAPKAGSSAPISVQTKDDVYEAFMKEMEGLL, encoded by the exons ATGGGGCGGAGATCGACCTCATCCACCAAGAGTGGGAAGTTCATGAATCCCACGGATCAGGCCC gGAAGGAAGCTCGGAAAAGGGAACTAAAGAAG AACAAAAAGCAACGGATGATGGTACGAGCAGCTGTACTAAAGATGAAAGATCCAAAGCAGATTATCCGGGACATGGAAAAATTGGATGAGATGG AATTTAACCCAgtacagcagccacagctgaatGAGAAGGTGCTAAAGGACAAACGCAAGAAGCTCCGTGAGACGTTTGAGCGCATCTTGCGGCTCTATGAGAAGGAGAACCCCGACATCTACAAAGAGCTGCGCAAGCTGGAAGTGGAGTACGAGCAGAAGAGGTCCCAACTCAGCCAGTATTTTGATGCTGTCAAG AATGCTCAGCATGTTGAAGTGGAAAGTATCCCCTTACCAGATATGCCACATGCTCCCTCCAACATTCTCATACAGGACATTCCCCTTCCAGGGGCCCAACCACCTTCTATCCTCAAGAAGACATCAGCCTATGg ACCACCAGTTCGATCCATTtctgtccttcctcctcctggtCTTGGTGTTCCACGCTTACCTCCAGGCAGGAAGCCCCCTGGACCTCCTCCAGGGCCACCCCCACCTCAAGTCCTACAGATGTATGGCCGTAAAGTGGGTTTCACCTTGGAGATGGCTCCTCGAAGGCGAGAAGAGGACATTTCTTACAGTTCTGAAGGAG GGCAGCGAGGGCATGATGAGGATATGTCCAGCACCAGTGAAGATGAAGGTTATCCTGATGATATGGATCAAGACAAACATGATGAGAGCAGTGATGACAGTGACAGCGACAGGTCAGATGCAGACAGTGAAGGCGAGGACTTCCTGCACCGGGATAATGACAAGGAGAGGGAAGGTggtgaagaaaagaaatcag GTCATAGTGTACGGTTTGCAGACATGCCTGGGAAGTCccggaaaaagaaaaagaacatgaaaGAACTGACTCCACTGCAGGCTATGATGTTACGAATGGCAG GTCAGGAAATTccagaggaaggaagagaagtgGAGGAATATtcagaagaagaggaggaagaggaagaggactCAGAGTCTGAAGAgacaacacagcagcagcagcagcaacaactcAGTGAGGAAGCTCTTGCAGACACCGGGTCATCTGCAACTTCCCAgacacaacagcagcaacaacctCCCCAGGCTGTTGCTCCATCTCAGATACAGGCACCTCCTATGCCAGGGCCACCTCCACTAGGgccacctccagcccctccaCTGAGACCCCCAGGCCCACCCACCGGCCTTCCCCCTGGCCCTCCACCAG GAGCTCCTCCATTCCTGAGACCTCCTGGCTTACCAGGGCTTCGTGGACCTTTACCAAGACTTCTGCCACCGGGCCCTCCCCCTGGGCGGCCACCAGGCCCACCCCCAGGCCCCCCACCAGGTCTGCCCCCAGGCCCTCCTCCACGTGGGCCTCCTCCTCGCCTGCCCCCTCCTGCTCCACCAG GTATCCCTCCTCCTCGCCCAGGCATGTTACGGCCACCTCTGGTGCCTCCGTTAGGACCTGCCCCACCTGGGCTCTTCCCACCAGCTCCTATTCCAAATCCTGGGGTGCTGAGTGCCCCCCCCAGCTTGATCCAGCGTCCCAAGGCGGATGACACCAGTGCAGCCACCATCGAGAAGAAAGCTACGGCCACTATCAGCGCCAAGCCACAGATCACCAACCCCAAGGCAGAGATCACTCGCTTTGTGCCCACGGCCCTGCGAGTGCGCCGGGAGAATAAAGGGGCTTCAGCTGCCTCCCAGAGAAAACAGGATGACGAGCCTGCTCTCCCACTAACCAAAGCAGCCCCTAAGGCTGGATCGTCTGCCCCAATCTCCGTACAGACAAAGGATGATGTGTATGAAGCCTTCATGAAGGAAATGGAAGGTCTCCTGTGA
- the SMCO3 gene encoding single-pass membrane and coiled-coil domain-containing protein 3 isoform X1, with translation MPMLLASLLLLISLQRLAVSQLMMDMALHSFDDQYLGCREQMMEELEQGDYFQKEIAANEDYLNLWKNAQEAFLKSPVGLLREMHESHAIVLMAYTMNSPLYSQLNWATSTAGSSPEHYRHNFGFKYFHFYLTTAIQIMKQWQSRKESTGKRKCYRVHRGVKDLHIEATVGSRVRFGHFTSTSHLWNEAQKFGNETLFTVTTCLGAALQGFSYYTFEKEVLIPPYEVFLVKTFFRTQHGNRLHLHSVGNYSKYRCQLVQASRYENSGSTALASAVLPIAFGVFMCLAHND, from the exons ATGCCGATGCTGCTGGCCAGCCTTCTGTTGCTGATCTCCTTGCAAAGGCTG GCTGTGTCACAGCTCATGATGGATATGGCTCTGCATTCCTTTGATGACCAGTATCTGGGGTGCAGAGAGCAGATGATGGAAGAACTGGAGCAAGGAGACTATTTCCAAAAGGAAATAGCTGCTAACGAGGACTATTTGAATCTCTGGAAGAATGCTCAGGAAGCTTTCTTAAAGAGCCCTGTAGGTCTTCTGCGGGAGATGCATGAGAGCCATGCCATAGTCCTCATGGCTTACACTATGAACTCTCCCCTGTACTCTCAGTTGAACTGGGCCACATCTACAGCAGGAAGCTCTCCAGAGCACTACAGACACAACTTcggtttcaaatattttcacttttacCTAACGACAGCTATCCAGATCATGAAGCAAtggcagagcaggaaggagagcaCGGGGAAACGTAAATGCTACAGGGTGCACAGGGGCGTAAAAGACTTACACATTGAGGCCACGGTAGGCAGCAGGGTGAGATTTGGCCATTTCACCTCCACCTCCCACCTCTGGAATGAAGCCCAAAAGTTTGGGAATGAAACTTTGTTCACAGTGACAACTTGCCTGGGAGCAGCTTTGCAAGGCTTTTCTTACTACACATTTGAGAAGGAAGTCCTCATTCCCCCTTATGAGGTATTCCTTGTCAAGACCTTCTTTCGGACACAGCATGGTAACCGGCTGCACCTGCATTCTGTGGGGAACTACAGCAAGTACCGCTGCCAGCTCGTGCAAG CTTCAAGATATGAAAACAGTGGTTCCACTGCCCTCGCCTCTGCTGTTCTTCCTATTGCATTTGGAGTTTTCATGTGCTTGGCCCACAATGACTGA
- the SMCO3 gene encoding single-pass membrane and coiled-coil domain-containing protein 3 isoform X2, producing MALSDLLYPDNPKRRQELIHLHQELLDCMSTNFRATNELAGVLNEHLGCTIAHVQMRASGTVKENCDLIIEAMSEIQQQVQKIDSDMKEKLEPVLYQKLYDIKEPELEKIAIAHKVFSIVLGEATSTAEMVAIKLLSSNLITLTVSKLVSLLAQIGASVLGGISITILGLGIEMILHAILGAVERNQLLMAVRSYEKHLAEFKAASEKYQHAIHEVTSLVRQQVQ from the coding sequence ATGGCATTGAGTGACCTCCTTTACCCAGATAACCCCAAGAGAAGGCAAGAATTGATCCATCTGCACCAGGAACTGCTCGACTGCATGTCCACAAATTTCCGTGCAACAAATGAACTGGCTGGAGTGCTGAATGAACACCTGGGCTGTACCATTGCCCATGTTCAGATGAGAGCAAGCGGCACCGTCAAGGAAAACTGTGACCTTATCATTGAAGCCATGAGTGAGATTCAGCAGCAGGTACAGAAGATTGATAGTGACATGAAGGAAAAGCTAGAGCCTGTGCTGTACCAGAAGCTATATGACATCAAAGAGCCTGAGTTAGAGAAAATTGCAATAGCCCATAAAGTTTTTTCCATTGTTCTTGGAGAAGCAACTTCAACAGCTGAGATGGTAGCTATCAAGCTGCTTAGCTCCAATCTTATAACTCTCACTGTGAGCAAGCTTGTGAGTCTCCTTGCACAGATTGGGGCATCTGTTCTTGGAGGAATCAGCATCACCATTCTTGGGCTCGGCATTGAAATGATTCTCCATGCCATTCTGGGAGCTGTGGAGAGGAATCAGCTCCTGATGGCTGTGAGAAGCTATGAGAAGCACCTGGCTGAGTTTAAGGCAGCCTCAGAAAAGTACCAGCATGCAATACATGAAGTGACTTCTTTGGTGAGACAGCAGGTCCAGTGA
- the LOC133627714 gene encoding histone H1, whose translation MSETAPVAAPAVSAPGAKAAAKKPKKAAGGSKARKPAGPSVTELITKAVSASKERKGLSLAALKKALAAGGYDVEKNNSRIKLGLKSLVSKGTLVQTKGTGASGSFKLNKKPGETKEKATKKKPAAKPKKPAAKKPASAAKKPKKAAAVKKSPKKAKKPAAAAAKKAAKSPKKAAKAGRPKKAAKSPAKAKAVKPKAAKPKATKPKAAKAKKAAPKKK comes from the coding sequence ATGTCGGAGACCGCGCCTGTTGCCGCTCCCGCTGTTTCTGCTCCCGGGGCGAAAGCCGCCGCCAAGAAGCCGAAGAAGGCGGCGGGCGGCTCCAAAGCCCGCAAGCCGGCGGGCCCCAGCGTCACCGAGCTGATCACCAAGGCCGTGTCCGCCTCCAAGGAGCGCAAGGGGCTCTCTCTCGCCGCCCTCAAGAAGGCGCTGGCCGCCGGCGGATACGATGTGGAGAAGAACAACAGCCGCATCAAGCTGGGGCTCAAGAGCCTCGTCAGCAAGGGCACCCTGGTGCAGACCAAGGGCACCGGCGCCTCCGGCTCTTTCAAGCTAAACAAGAAACCAGGCGAAACAAAGGAGAAGGCAACTAAGAAGAAACCGGCAGCCAAGCCCAAGAAGCCGGCGGCCAAGAAGCCTGCCAGTGCTGCCAAGAAGCCCAAGAAGGCTGCGGCGGTGAAGAAGAGCCCCAAGAAAGCCAAAAAGCCGGCGGCCGCTGCGGCCAAGAAAGCGGCCAAGAGCCCCAAGAAGGCAGCAAAGGCGGGTCGCCCCAAGAAAGCAGCGAAGAGCCCGGCCAAGGCGAAGGCGGTGAAGCCCAAAGCCGCCAAGCCCAAGGCGACCAAGCCCAAAGCAGCCAAGGCAAAGAAGGCGGCGCCCAAGAAGAAATAA